The Sphaerisporangium siamense genome includes the window AAGCAACAGTAATGTTGCGATTGACCCCCCGATGGGGTTGGCGCCATGCGCCAGGATGCGGTGAGGAGGCGCGTGGTGACCGTTCCCGACAAGGCCGAGTCGGCTTTGACCCTTACCTCGGCGGTTGCCGAGGGCGTACCGGTGGTCCGGGTGAGCGGCATCCTCGATGCCACCACACGTCAGCAGTTCACCGACAGCCTGGCCGAGATCACCGACGATCACGGCCCCGACCTGGTGCTCGACCTGGCGGGCGTGACCTTCATGGACTCCCGGGCGCTCGGCCTGATCGTCCACCACTGGCAGCGCACGATGGCGGCGCAGGGCCACTTCGCCCTGGTCGGCGTGCAGTACTCCAACTCCAAGGTGATGTGGGTGACGGGCCTGGCGCAGCGGCTGCCGCTGTACGACACGCTGGAGGAGGCGCTGGCCGCCTTCCGCGGATGACCCCGGGGCCGTCCCGGGCGCCGGGCGGGAGCCGCGGCGTCCCGGGCCCGGCTCAGGACGGGGCCGCGCCGCCGTGCTTGCTCTGGTGCTCGCTGACCAGCAGCCGCGCGAGGTCGGCCACCTTGACCTGGTGGTGCTGGGACAGGCGGCGCAGCTCGTCGAAGGCCGCCTCGGCCGAGCATCCGCTGGCGTGCATGATGATGCCCTTGGCCTGGTCGATCACCGAGCGGCCCGCGAGGGCCTCCTGGAGCTGGGCGGCGTCGGTGAGCACCTCGTCGTAGTCGGAGATGTTGGCCAGCGCCACGGTGAGGTGCTCGGTGAGCAGGGCGGCGAGCGGGTCGGCCGAGCCGCCGGTGAACGCCCCCGGCCGCACCGCGTACAGGCCGAGCACGAGCGTGGCGTCCTCGATCGTGATCGGCAGCACGAGCGCGGCCCGCACGCCGTAGCGGACGGCGGTCGCGGCGTACCGGGGCCAGCGCGTCTCCTGCAGCAGGTCGGGCACCAGGACGTTCCTGCGGGTGGCCACGGCCTCCAGGGCGGGGCCCTCGCCGAGGGCCTGCTCGCGGTCGATCAGGGCGATCAGGTCGCTGTGGGAGGCGGAGAACATGAGCCGCTCGTCGCGCCGCAGCTCGACGGTGCCGCCGGCGCACCCCGGGACGCCGACGGCGACGGCGCCGGTGATGCCGCGCAGCACGCTCTCCATCGAGGTGCCCTCGTGGACGCGGCCGAGCGCCGCCAGATCACGGGCGAGGGCGGGACCGAACATGCGCATCGTCTCCGGCATCGTCTACAGCACCTTCTCCATGTGCGGGCTCCATACGCAGGCTCATCTGCGGGTCTCGGTTCCCCGAAGCCTCAGGTTAATTCGCGCCATGAGATGCTCTTCGACGCGCGGGCGCCGTGCCGCCGTAGTTGACGTACCGTCTAGCAGGGGAACGCCCGCCCGGTGACACGAAGGACGCCCAATTGACCGAGCCTACCGACCTGCCCGCGCTGGAACAGGCGCTCAGCGGCCTGACCGCCCGCATCTCGTCGCTGCGCCAGGCCCGCGCGGCCTATCCCGCCGACCCCGGGCCCACGCTGGACGCCGCGCTCGTGGAGCTGGACACGGCCCGCGACCTGTTGCGGGGAGCGATCGGAGAGCTCGGCAAATCACGCCGCAGGCCGGCGGGGCCCGGCGGCAGGGACGGCACGAACCGTGAGCTCAAGCTGCTGCGCACGCTCTACCGGGCGATGCCGGTGCCGGTGATCGTGCTGGACGCCTCCGGCACCGTGCGGCGGGTGAACGCCGAGGCGTCCCGCCTGCTCGGCAGCCCGGACGGCTATCTCACCGGCCGCGCGTTCCCGCTGCTCGTGGACGTCTCCCGGCGGGCGGCGTTCCGCTCGCACCTGACGTCCGTCCTGCACACCGGCGAGACCGCGGCGTTCCCGACGCGGCTGGCCCACCAGGGGCGCGCCCACAACGTGCAGCTCGTCCTGACCCAGCTCCGCATGGCCGGCGAGCCGCAGGAGATGATCGCGGCGGTCGCGCTGCCGGTCGAGGCGCGCACGCCCGAACCCGGCCGCGCCGAGGAGCAGGACGCCACGCCGGACGAGCCCCAGCTCCTGGCCGGCGCGCGGCGCCAGGAGCTGCTGTCGCAGCTCACCCGCCTGCTGCTGGACGAGGAGAGCCTGAGCCAGCCGGTCGCGCTGATCCGCTCGGGCCGCCTGCTGGCCGCGCACACCGCCGACTGGGTCATCGCCGACGTCGTGCGCGATGGGGTGGCGCGGCGGTCGCTGGTGCTCGGCCCCACCAACCAGCCGGTGTCGCGGCTGATCCGCACGCTGGAGCGCCTCTCCCCCACCGCGGCGCCGCTGATCTCGCACGTGCTGGAGAGCGGCACGGGCGTCGTCCACGAGATGGTCGAGGACGAGTCGCTGCTCGGCGCCCTGCCCGACGGCGTGCCCGTCCTGCAGGCGGCGCGGGCCGGCTCCGTACTGAGCGTGCCCATCGGCGTGGGCGACGAGACGGTAGGGGTGCTCACGCTGCTGCGGCTGCGCGAGCGTCCCTCGTTCGGCCTGGCCGACCTCGGGCTCATGGAGGACGCCGGCGCGCACATCGGGCTGGCCCTGCGCGCCCAGCGCACCTTCCACGAGCGCTCGCAGGCGGCGGACACCCTGCAGACCGGCGTGCTGCCGCGCACGCTCCCGGAGATCCCCGGGTACGACACGGCGGCGGCCTACCACACCGGCGCGGGTCCGCGGGCGATCGGCGGCGAGTTCTACGACGTCTTCCGCGTGAAGGACGGCTGGGGGTTCGCGGTCGGCGGCGTGGTCGGCCAGGGCGAGGAGGCGGCGTCGGTGACCGCGATGGTGCGCGGCGGCCTGCGCACGCTCAGCGTCTGGGAGGACGACCCGGCCGAGGTCGTCGCGCGGCTGAACGACGCCCTGGTCGCGCAGGACACCGGCATGTTCGTCATGGTGGCCGCGGGTTTCGTCACGCCGGGACGGCGCGGCGGGCGCGTCCGGCTGGCCTCGGCGGGCAACCACCCGCCCGCGGTGCTGAAGGGGGACGGCGAGGTCGGCTACACCGCCGGGGGCGGCATGCCGCTCGGCATCGAGATCGGCACGAAGTTCCCCGTCGAGGAGGTCGCGCTGGCGATCGGCGACACGCTGGTGCTGTACTCCGACGGGCTGGCGGGCTCGCGCGGCAGGTCGGGCCAGGCCGAGCTGGCCTACGGCGAGGGCCGCCTGACCGAGGTGCTGGCCCGGTGCGCGGGGCAGCCGGCGACGTCGGTGGTCAAGGCCGTCGAGGACGACCAGCGGGCGTTCTCCGGCGGTCAGGTGCTGGACGAGACGACGATCCTGGCGCTGCGGCGCGCCCGCTGACCTGGCGCTGCGGCGGGCCCGCCGGGGCCGCCGCGGGGCCTGTCCGGGTGGATCCGGGGCAGGGTTTACAAGATTTTTTCGCGAAAGGGGTTTGCCGCTTAACTGACATCGGTACACTGACGTACAGATTTCGTGCCTAAGACGCAGGCACAACTCAGTACGTTCACGGGTCCGTCGCGACCCGGCTTCCCTGAGGTGTGCCGTGAAAATCGCCTTCGTCTCCGTGCACGAGCTTTCGTCCGACCTTCTCGCCGTCGCCCGCGAGTTGAGCGCTGCCCACCGCGTCACCATCTACACGCGTCGCGACGCCGCCGACCGCAAGCCCCGCGGCAAGGTGGCCACCGGCGTGGCGATCGAGTACGTGGACGCGGGCCCGGCCCGGCCGCTCCCCGAGACCGCGGTCATGCCGCACGTCTCCGCCTTCAGCGCCCATCTGCGGGAGCGCTGGGCCAAGGACCGCCCCGACGTCGTGCACGCCCACTCCTGGACCGGCGGCCTGGCCGCCGTCGCCGCGATCGACGGCCTGGACGTGCCGATCGTGCAGACCTTCCACGCCGCGAACCCGATCGGCGCCCGCCCGGGCGACCGCGAGGCCGCGGCCCGCACCAAGCTGGAGCGGGCGATCGGGCGGCGGGCCAACGCGGTCGTCGCGTCCTGCGCGAGCGAGGCGGCGGACCTGATCCGGCTGGGCGTGCCGCGCAGGACCATCGCCGTCGTCCCGCACGGCGTGGACGTCGAGCGCTTCCGCCGCCAGGGCCCGGCCGGCGCCCGCGGCGACCGTCCCCGCCTGCTGCACGTCGGTCACATCGGCCGGGGCGGCGGCGCCGACGTCGCGATCCGGGCGCTGGACGGCATTCCGGGCGCGGAGCTGGTGATCGCCGGCGGCCCCCGTCCCGACGCCCCGGAGGCCGAGCGCGACCTGGAGCGCCTGACCCTGCTGGCCAAGGAGGCCGGCGTGGAGGACCGGGTCACGCTGCTCGGCCACGTCACCCACAACGCGATGCCGAAGCTGATGCGCGGCGCGGACATCGTCCTCACGCTGCCGGTCGCCGCGCCCAACGGCAAGGTCGCGCTGGAGGCCATGGCCTGCGGCGTCCCGGTGATCGCCTCGGCCGTCGGCGCGCACCTGGACTCGGTGGTCGAGGGCGTGACCGGCCTGCTGGTCCGCCCGCAGGACCCGGCGGCCCTGGCCCGCCGCACCCGCGCCCTCCTCGGCGACCTCACCCGCCGCACGGCCCTGGGCTTCGCCGGCGCCGACCGCGCCGGGTCCCGGTACTCGATGGAGCGCATCGGCCGCGAACTGGTCCGCGTGTACGAGAACGTGACCGGCCGCGCCCGTCCCGTCGAGCTGGACGAGGCCGAGGCCGAGGCCGCCTGACCACTCCCGCCGGGCCCGTGCCACCCCCGGGTGGCACGGGCTTCGTCGCTCCCGGGCCTCTGCGGGTCTCCCCGGCTCCGGGCAGCCGGGCGCCGGTCAGGTGACGGCGTGTACGGGGACGGTCCAGGTGTCGCACGCCTTGGGCCGTCCCGACCGGAATCCTCGTTCCAGCCACCGCGACTGCGTGTCCGACCGCCCGTGGTCGCGGACCCACCGCGCCTCCAGCGTGCCCTGATAGGACTCCTGGAACCGGCTCCACGGCGGGAGCGCCTCGCGCAGGAGGTGGAGCGCGACTCCGCCCAGGCAGGTCGCCTGGAGCTCCAGCCGCCGGCTCAGGACGTCCTGTACGGCGCGTTTGGCGCCGTACGCGGCCTCCGCTTCCCAGTCGAGGATGTTGACCATGTGCTGGACGTGGTGGGCGTACTCGTGGGCGACGAGGTCGGCCACCAGGGCGGTCCCGTCCGGGGACAGGTCGTCCCGCTCCAGAAGGACGTAGTAGGCGCGGGACTCCGGGCAATAGGTGCCGTCCGCGCCTCTGGAGGGCATCGTCCCGCATTCGCGATCCTTGACCCGGCGCGGCACGAAGACCCGGCGCGGCGGCGTGAAGTACGTCCTCGCCGCCTTGAACTCCCGCGCCCAGACGCGGTCCAGGCAGGCGGAGAAGGCGTTGCCGTACCGCCGCATCGAGGCCAGGCTTCCCGCCCTGACCACGGGAAGGCGGCAGGACGTCCTCGGGACCTTCGGCACGGCGTAGAGCGGGCTCCTGACGGCGGCGTCACGGCCCTGGGGCGGGGGGACCCGGTCCGGTGCCCTGGCCGGGGACACGGGTCGCGTGGGAGTGGCCGTGGGGCTGGGCTCGGCGTGCCACCGTCCCACGCCCAGAGGCGCCGCGTCGCGGGCCGGCTCCGCGGCACAGGAGGCGAGGACGGCGCACACGCTGAACGCGGCGAGGATGCGGCGCATGATCGCGCATCATAGGGAACGAAGCCGCATGTCGTATATCAAGTGATATTGCTTCACATGCCGGGCGGACCTTATCGTCCGCCCGGAACGGGCGTCAGTCGGCGAAGCGCGCCATTCTGCGGATCTTGTTCATGGCGTCCAGGGCGGCGACCTTGTAGGACTCCGACAGGGTCGGATAGTTGAACACCGCCTCCACCAGGTAGTCCACGGTGCCGCCGCAGCCCATGACCGTCTGCCCGATGTGCAGCAGCTCGGTGGCGCCGGTG containing:
- a CDS encoding glycosyltransferase; the encoded protein is MKIAFVSVHELSSDLLAVARELSAAHRVTIYTRRDAADRKPRGKVATGVAIEYVDAGPARPLPETAVMPHVSAFSAHLRERWAKDRPDVVHAHSWTGGLAAVAAIDGLDVPIVQTFHAANPIGARPGDREAAARTKLERAIGRRANAVVASCASEAADLIRLGVPRRTIAVVPHGVDVERFRRQGPAGARGDRPRLLHVGHIGRGGGADVAIRALDGIPGAELVIAGGPRPDAPEAERDLERLTLLAKEAGVEDRVTLLGHVTHNAMPKLMRGADIVLTLPVAAPNGKVALEAMACGVPVIASAVGAHLDSVVEGVTGLLVRPQDPAALARRTRALLGDLTRRTALGFAGADRAGSRYSMERIGRELVRVYENVTGRARPVELDEAEAEAA
- a CDS encoding STAS domain-containing protein, with the protein product MTVPDKAESALTLTSAVAEGVPVVRVSGILDATTRQQFTDSLAEITDDHGPDLVLDLAGVTFMDSRALGLIVHHWQRTMAAQGHFALVGVQYSNSKVMWVTGLAQRLPLYDTLEEALAAFRG
- a CDS encoding neutral zinc metallopeptidase — its product is MRRILAAFSVCAVLASCAAEPARDAAPLGVGRWHAEPSPTATPTRPVSPARAPDRVPPPQGRDAAVRSPLYAVPKVPRTSCRLPVVRAGSLASMRRYGNAFSACLDRVWAREFKAARTYFTPPRRVFVPRRVKDRECGTMPSRGADGTYCPESRAYYVLLERDDLSPDGTALVADLVAHEYAHHVQHMVNILDWEAEAAYGAKRAVQDVLSRRLELQATCLGGVALHLLREALPPWSRFQESYQGTLEARWVRDHGRSDTQSRWLERGFRSGRPKACDTWTVPVHAVT
- a CDS encoding GAF and ANTAR domain-containing protein — encoded protein: MPETMRMFGPALARDLAALGRVHEGTSMESVLRGITGAVAVGVPGCAGGTVELRRDERLMFSASHSDLIALIDREQALGEGPALEAVATRRNVLVPDLLQETRWPRYAATAVRYGVRAALVLPITIEDATLVLGLYAVRPGAFTGGSADPLAALLTEHLTVALANISDYDEVLTDAAQLQEALAGRSVIDQAKGIIMHASGCSAEAAFDELRRLSQHHQVKVADLARLLVSEHQSKHGGAAPS
- a CDS encoding SpoIIE family protein phosphatase produces the protein MTEPTDLPALEQALSGLTARISSLRQARAAYPADPGPTLDAALVELDTARDLLRGAIGELGKSRRRPAGPGGRDGTNRELKLLRTLYRAMPVPVIVLDASGTVRRVNAEASRLLGSPDGYLTGRAFPLLVDVSRRAAFRSHLTSVLHTGETAAFPTRLAHQGRAHNVQLVLTQLRMAGEPQEMIAAVALPVEARTPEPGRAEEQDATPDEPQLLAGARRQELLSQLTRLLLDEESLSQPVALIRSGRLLAAHTADWVIADVVRDGVARRSLVLGPTNQPVSRLIRTLERLSPTAAPLISHVLESGTGVVHEMVEDESLLGALPDGVPVLQAARAGSVLSVPIGVGDETVGVLTLLRLRERPSFGLADLGLMEDAGAHIGLALRAQRTFHERSQAADTLQTGVLPRTLPEIPGYDTAAAYHTGAGPRAIGGEFYDVFRVKDGWGFAVGGVVGQGEEAASVTAMVRGGLRTLSVWEDDPAEVVARLNDALVAQDTGMFVMVAAGFVTPGRRGGRVRLASAGNHPPAVLKGDGEVGYTAGGGMPLGIEIGTKFPVEEVALAIGDTLVLYSDGLAGSRGRSGQAELAYGEGRLTEVLARCAGQPATSVVKAVEDDQRAFSGGQVLDETTILALRRAR